The sequence GCTTACGCTTGGGATTGCGGAGCGGTTGCATCGACACGCCGAACGGTATGCTCGGATGCAGCTCGCGTTGACGCATGGCGAGTCCCGGGCGAGTGAGGAGCATCGCGCTATCGTGACGGCGGCGCGGCGTCACAACGCGGATCGCGCGGCGCAGCTCATGGGGACGCACATCACGGGGGCGGGTCGTTCGCTCATCCGCTTCCTCCGCGAACGGCGGGGCGAGGGCTGATGACGTCGGCGGTTCTGGCTGACCTGGTGGGGGGAGCCTTTCGACCGGCGGCGGGCGGGGCGACGGTTGCGTCGGTGAATCCGTCTGACGAGTCCGACATCGTCGCGATGGTGCCCGAGGGCTCTGCGGCGTCGGCGCGGGCGGCGGCGGATGCGGCGGCAGAAGCGTTAGGCGGCTGGCGATCACTGACCGGGCCGGCACGGGCCGAGCATCTGTACAACTGGGCCGAGGTCATCCGGCAGCGCGCGGACGAGCTGGCGCGGGCGATGACGCGCGAGGTGGGGAAGCCGATCGCCGAGTCGCGCGGCGAGGTGGCGCGGGCGGTGGTGATCCTGCGGTACTATGCGGGCGAGGCGGTGCGCGCGGTGGGCGAGGTGATTCCATCGCAGGCGCCGGGCGCGCTGCAGTTCACGCTGCAGGAGCCGTTAGGCGTGGTGGCGCTCGTCACGCCGTGGAATTTTCCGCTGGCGATTCCGCTTTGGAAGGCGGCGCCGGCGCTGGCGTTCGGCAACACGGTGGTGCTCAAGCCGTCGGAGATGTCGGCGCAGGTCGCGTCGCTCCTGGCCGAGACGGCCGTCGCGGCCAAGCTGCCGCCGGGCGTGTTCAACGTCGTGCACGGGATCGGGCCTAACGTCGGCACGCCGCTGCTCGAGCATTCCGCGGTGCGGGGCATCTCGTTCACGGGCTCGAGCGCCGTGGGCGCGCAGGTCGCCGCGCTCGCCGCGCGGCGGAACGTGCGCTTCCAGACCGAGATGGGCGGCAAGAACGTGCTGATTGTGGCGCAGGACGCCGACCTCGATGCCGCCGCGTCGCTGGCGGCATCGGGCGCGATGCGCTACGCGGGCCAGAAGTGTACGGCGACGAGCCGCGTCGTGGTGGTGCGCGATGTCGCGGCCGACTTTCTGGCCCGGCTGCGGGCGCAGATCGAGCGGCTTCCGTTAGGCCCGGTGGACGACCCGGCCGCGGCCGTCGGTCCGGTGATCAGCGCGCGTTCGCGCGCTTCGATCGCGACGGCGTTGCGCGACGCGCGGCCGGAGCGCCTGTTCGGCGGCGAGCTGCCCAACGACGCGCGGTTCGCCCGCGGATATTTCGTGGCCCCGCTGGTCATCCGGCTGGCCGATCCGGATGCGCCGCTCGCCCAACGCGAGCTGTTCGGCCCGGTGCTCGGTGTGTTCGAGGCGGAGGATCTCGATCACGCGATCCATCTGGCGAACCGCACGCCGTTCGGGCTGAGCGCGTCGCTGTTCACGCGCGACATCCGGTCGGCGCTCAAGTACGTGCGCAGGATCGAGGTCGGGCTGGTGCGTGTGAACGGCGACACGACCGGCGTCGACCCGCACGCGCCGTTCGGCGGCATGAAGGGCTCGAGCTCGGGCAGTCGCGAGCAGGGGCCGGCGGCGCGCGAGTTCTACACCGAGACCAAGACGGTCCAGATCAACCCGTGACGACATCCATGCGCACCGACGATTGGCGCGGCGTGTTTCCCGCGATTACGACGCCGTTTCGCGACGACCTGAGCGTCGACCACGAGTTCCTGTGCGAGCACGCGGCGTGGATGGTGGCCCAGGGCGCCACCGGCCTGGTGCCGCTCGGCTCGTTAGGCGAAGCGCCGGCGCTGTCGTTCGACGAGAAAGTGCGTATCCTCGAGACGTGCCGGAGCGCGCTCCGCGCCGGCACGCCGCTCATCGCCGGCATCTCGGCGTCCAGCACGGCGGAAGCGGTGGCGCTGGCGAAGGAGGCGCATCGCGCCGGGTGCGACGGGCTGATGGTGCTGCCGCCATACGTCTATCGGGGCGATTGGCGGGAAACGAAGGCGCACGTGACGGCGGTGCTTCGCGCGACGCCGCTGTCGTGCATGCTGTACAACAATCCGATCGCGTACGGCACCGACTTCGTGCCGGAGCAGATCCGCGAGCTGGCGCAACACGACAACCTGCACGCGGTCAAGGAATCGAGCGGCGACGTGCGGCGCATCACGGCGATCAGGCAGTTGTTAGGCGACCGGTTGACGATCCTGGTGGGCCTGGATGATCTGGCCGTGGAGGGCGTCGCGGCCGGTGCGCAGGGGTGGATTGCGGGATTGGTGAACGCGCTGCCGGCGCAGACGATGCGGCTGTGGGAGCACGCGACGGCCGGCCGGTGGCGTGAGGCGCGCGCGCTGTACGACTGGTTCCTGCCGCTGTTGCGGCTCGACACGACTCCGAAGTTCGTCCAGCTGATCAAGCTCGTGCAGCGCGAGGTAGGGAAGGGAAGCGCGCGGGTGCGGCCGCCGCGGCTCGAACTGGATGGCGACGAGCTCGACGCCGCGCTGGCGGGCATCCGCGCGACGCTCGCGTCGGCGGAGGCGCGCGGGTGAGCACGGCGGCCGGTACGATCGACGCCATCGAGGTGGTCGACTCGCACACCGAGGGCGAGCCGACGCGGGTGGTGATCGCCGGATGGCCGTTGCCTAACGGTACGACGATGGCCGAGCGCCGCGAGTCGATGCGCCGCGATCAGGATCGGCTGCGCCAGGCCGTGATTCTCGAGCCGCGCGGGCACGACGCCGTCGTCGGCGCGCTGCTCACCCCGGCGGTGAGTCCGGGCGCGGCGACGGGCGTGGTGTTCTTCAACGACGTCGGCTATCTCGGGATGTGCGGGCACGGGCTCATCGGCGTGGTGCGCACGCTGGAGCATCTGGGGCGCATCGGCCCGGGGGCGGTCTGCGTGGATACGCCGGTCGGACTCGTGCGTGCGGAGCTCGCGCGAGACGGGTCGGTGTCGCTCGAGAACGTGCCGTCGTTCGTGCATCGGGAAGAGGTGGCGCTCGAGGTGCCGGGTGTGGGCGCGGTGTGCGGCGACGTGGCCTGGGGCGGCAACTGGTTCTTCCTAACGGAGCTCGACGGCGCCGAGCTGGGGTTGTCGCGGGTGCGCGAGCTGACGCAGGCGACGATGGCGATTCGCGATGCGCTGGCGCGCGCCGGCGTGAGGGGCGAGCATGGCGCGCCGGTGGATCACATCGAGCTGTTCGGGCCGCCGGCGCGGGAGGACGCAGACAGCCGGAACTTCGTGTTGTGTCCGGGCGCCGCGTACGACCGCTCGCCGTGCGGCACCGGCACATCGGCGAAGATGGCGACGCTGCACACGCGCGGCAAACTCCGAGCGGGCGAGCGGTGGCGCCAGGAGAGCATCACGGGCAGCCTGTTCACCGGGTGGGTGGAGGAGCGCGCGGGGATGCGCGGGGTGATCCCGCACATCGAGGGGCGCGCGTTCGTGACGGGGCGTGCGACGCTGCTCTTCGACCCGCGCGACCCGTTCCGGTTAGGCATCGCGGCCGCGTGACGGACGGCGCCCGGTTCGGCGCGCGGCGAACGGCGCGGCCGGATGTGGTGATCGTCGGCGCCGGCATCGTCGGCGCGGCGTGCGCCCTGGCGCTGGCGCGGGAACAGCTCGACGTGCAGATCGTCGATGCGTCGTTTGCCGGCAGCGGCTCGACCGCGGCGGCGATGGGCCATCTCGTCGTCATGGACGACACGCCCGCCCAACTGGCGTTGACGAGCTTCTCGCGCGGTCTCTGGGACCGCATGGCGGATGAGCTGCCGGCCGGCTGCGAATACGAGATGCGCGGCACGGTGTGGGTGGCCGGCAACGACGAGGAGATGGAGGCAGCGCGGGCGAAGCAGGCCGTGTACGCCGCGCACGGCGTTGCCTCGTCGCTCGTGGATGCGGCGGAGTTGGCACGGATGGAGCCGGCGCTGCGGCCGGGCCTGGCCGGGGCGCTGTCGGTGCCGGGGGACGGCGTGCTGTACCCGCCTAACGCAGCGCGCTGGTGCATCGAGCGGGCGGTGGCGCTGGGCGCCGTGGTGCGCGAGCGGTGCGAGGCCGTTGCGCTTTCGCGCGGCGCCGTGCGCGTTCGCGCAGCGGGTGGCGTCGAGGAATCGATTTCGGCCGGCGCGATCGTCATCGCCGCGGGCATCGATGCGCCGCGACTGGTGCCGGAGCTGCCGATCGTGCCGCGCAAGGGACATCTCGTGATCACCGACCGGTATCCGGGGCTGTGTCACGCGCAGCTTGTGGAACTGGGGTACCTGCGGAGCGCGCACGGATTGAGCGGTGAATCGGTGGCGTTCAACGTGCAGCCGCGCGCGACCGGACAGCTGCTCATCGGATCGTCGCGCCAACTGGCCGGGCGCGATGGCGCGATCGACGATGTTGTGTTAGGCGCGATGGTGCGGCGTGCGACGTCGTTCCTGCCGGCGTTGGCGCGGTGCGACGTCGTGCGGGTGTGGACCGGCTTTCGTCCGGCGACGCCCGACGGGCTGCCGTTGATCGGGCGGTGGCACGCGGAGCCGGGCGTGTGGATCGCCGCCGGGCATGAAGGGTTAGGCATCACGACGGCGCCCGGGACGGCGGCATTGATCGCAGCCGACCTCGTCGGCCGCGCGCCGCCGATCGACCCTGCGCCCTACGATCCCGGACGCCCGATGCGTCCAGCGAGCGACGCGACGCCGGAGGAGCACGCGTGCCGCGCGACGTGACGGTCACCGTCGACGGGCGGCGGATCAGCGCGCCGGAGGGCTCGACCTTGGCGTCGGCGATGCTGGGCGCCGAGGTCACGCATTTTCGCACGTCGGTGACGGGCGCGCCGCGGGCGCCGGTCTGCGGGATGGGCGTGTGCTTCGAGTGCCGCGTGACGGTGGACGGGCGACCGCACCAGCGATCGTGTCTCATCCCGTGCACCGACGGCATGCGCGTGGAGACGTCGCCTAACGAAATCGGCGCATGGGCGCCGCCGCCGGACGCGGTCCACGAGAGCCGCTCGTGTGATGTGGCGGTTGTGGGCGGCGGGCCGGCGGGCATCGCCGCGGCCGTCGCGGCGTCGGCGGCGGGTGCGCGCGTGATCGTGATCGATCAGGGGATGCGTCCGGGTGGACAGATCTGGCGGCACCGCGACCCGGCGGCGCTGCCGAAGGCCGCCCGGAACTGGTTGGCGCGACTCGGCGAGAAGGGGGGCGGCGCGCCACCGGAATGGCTCGCCCGGTCGACTGTGTTCGATGCGAGGGTGGGCGAGGACATCGTCTTGCGCCTAACTGGTGAGGGCGCGCGCGGGTGCGGCGCGGTGCGCGCGCGGCGCGTTGTGCTCGCGACCGGCGCGCGCGAGCTGCTGCTGCCGTTCGATGGATGGACGCTGCCGGGCGTCCTGGCGTTGGGTGGCGCGCAGGCCCTGCTCAAAGGCGGCATGGTGGTGCGCGGCAAACGCGCGGTGGTTGCGGGGTCCGGTCCGTTGCTCCTGCCGGTTGCCGCGGCGTTGTCGCGCGCCGGGGCCCGCGTCATGTTCGTGGCCGAGCAGGCGCCGATCGCGCAGGCGGCCGCGTTCGCGGCCGGCCTGTGGTCGCATCCGGCGAAGCTCTGGCAGGCGGCGGCGTACGGCGCGTCCCTGCGTGGCGCGACGGTCCGGTTCGGCACGTGGGTGCGCTCGGCCGAGGGCGACCAGGGCCGGGTCGCTCGGGTGCGCCTAACGAACGGACGGCGGGCCTGGACGGTGCCGTGCGATCTGCTCTGCGCGAGCTACGGATTCGTGCCGGCCGTCGAGCTGGCGCGCCTGATGGGGTGCGACGTCGAGCGCGGGCGGGTGGCCGTGGATGCGCTGCAGCGCACGACCGTGCCCAACGTGTGGTGCGCGGGCGAGCCTACGGGCGTCGCCGGCGAGGCGGCGGCGCTAGTCGAAGGCCGCATCGCCGGGCTGGATGCGGCGGGCGACGAGGCGCGCGCGCGATCGGCGCGGCTCCAGCGCGCGCGCGACGGCTGGCGTCGCTTCGGTGAGCGCCTCACGGACGCGTTTCGTCCGCGGGATGAGGTCCGGCGGCTGGCGAGCGACAGCACGGTGGTGTGCCGGTGCGAGGACGTGCGGCGCGAATCGCTCGATCCGTCGTGGTCGGTGCGCCAGGCGAAGCTGTACACGCGCATCACAATGGGCCCGTGCCAGGGCATGGTGTGCGGCGCCGCCTGTACGAGCTTGTTCGGCTGGTCGCCGGGAACGGTGCGGCCGCCCGTCGGCGGGACGGAGGTCGCTCGTCTCGGTTAGGCCAGGACGCCGGCGGCCATCACTGCGCGTAGCGGAGTACGTCGTACAGGTACCGGATGCCGGCGCGGACGTTGGCCGTCGAGATCCGCTCGTCGTTGCCGTGGACGCCCCGCTGGGCATCGCTGCTCTCCACCTGGAACGGGTCGAAGCCGTAGGTCACGATGCCTAACGCTCGATAGTACGGGCGATCGGTGGCGCCCGTGAGCATCGGGGTGGTCACGATGGCGCCGGGCACGCGGTCGCGCGCGGCACGCTCGATTGCCCGGAACAGATCGGTGTCGATCGGGCTTTCGAGCGGCGCGTTCACCGGCGCGAAGGGCGTCCAGTGCACGGCCGTGTCGTTCACCACGGCCTGGAGCCGCGCCAACACGGCAGCCGGATCGGCGTCGGGCAACAATCGGATGTCGAGCTCCGCGGTCGCTTCGGATGGGATGACGTTCGTCTTGTTCGATGCCGAGAGGACGGTCTCGGAAATCGTGTTTCGCAGGATCGCATTCCAGTAGATGTTGCTCGTGATCCATGCGCGCGCGCGCGGATCGCGTAGGGCGGTGCGCACGTCGGAGAGCCACGCACGCTCTTCGCCGGAGTACGTCGGGGCGATGTCGTGCAGGAATTTTGCGACGCCCGGTGTGACGTGCAGCGGTGTCTCGTAGTGCGCGAGCTTGTCGAGCGCCGCCACAAGGCGCGGCACCGGGTTGTTCTTCGTTGGGCGCGATCCGTGCGAGGCGATCCCGTGCACGGTGAGATGCTGCCAGAACGTCCGCTTCTCCGAGACGCTGACGCCGACGTACTCGAGCGTGCCGTCGTGGACGAGGTTGTCGCCGCCCTCGGTGAGCAGGTACTCGATGCCATGGAGCAGATTCGCGTGCCGCGATGCGAAGATGCGCGCGCCGCTGCTGCCGAGCTCTTCGTCGGAATTACCGATGAACACGATGTCGCGCGTACGATGGATTCCGGAGCGTTCGAGGGCGATCATCGCCATGAGCTGCACGATGCCCTCGCTCTTCATGTCTAACGCGCCGCGACCGTAGATGTAGCCGTCCTTGATGACGCCGCCGAACGGATCGACGCTCCAGAATTTGGGCGTCGCCGGCACCACGTCCATGTGGTGCACCAGCGCGATGCCTTTCTTGGCGCCGTCGCCCGTGAGGCGCACGTACAGGTTTCCCCGCGACGGACCGAGCGCCGTCGATTCTGTGTCGAGCACTTGCACCGTGAACCCTTCGCGCTCGAGGACGGGTATCAGGAACTTGATGGCCGCCATCTCGTTGCCCGGCGGGTTTGTCGTGTTGACGCGGATGTAGTCGGCGAGCAGCTGCACCGCCGTGTCGCCCAACGCGTTCCAGTCGAGCGCGGCCGATCGTTGGGCATGAGCCGCGGTCACCGGCGCCGCGAGCATGG comes from Gemmatimonadaceae bacterium and encodes:
- a CDS encoding aldehyde dehydrogenase family protein, with the protein product MTSAVLADLVGGAFRPAAGGATVASVNPSDESDIVAMVPEGSAASARAAADAAAEALGGWRSLTGPARAEHLYNWAEVIRQRADELARAMTREVGKPIAESRGEVARAVVILRYYAGEAVRAVGEVIPSQAPGALQFTLQEPLGVVALVTPWNFPLAIPLWKAAPALAFGNTVVLKPSEMSAQVASLLAETAVAAKLPPGVFNVVHGIGPNVGTPLLEHSAVRGISFTGSSAVGAQVAALAARRNVRFQTEMGGKNVLIVAQDADLDAAASLAASGAMRYAGQKCTATSRVVVVRDVAADFLARLRAQIERLPLGPVDDPAAAVGPVISARSRASIATALRDARPERLFGGELPNDARFARGYFVAPLVIRLADPDAPLAQRELFGPVLGVFEAEDLDHAIHLANRTPFGLSASLFTRDIRSALKYVRRIEVGLVRVNGDTTGVDPHAPFGGMKGSSSGSREQGPAAREFYTETKTVQINP
- a CDS encoding dihydrodipicolinate synthase family protein, which codes for MTTSMRTDDWRGVFPAITTPFRDDLSVDHEFLCEHAAWMVAQGATGLVPLGSLGEAPALSFDEKVRILETCRSALRAGTPLIAGISASSTAEAVALAKEAHRAGCDGLMVLPPYVYRGDWRETKAHVTAVLRATPLSCMLYNNPIAYGTDFVPEQIRELAQHDNLHAVKESSGDVRRITAIRQLLGDRLTILVGLDDLAVEGVAAGAQGWIAGLVNALPAQTMRLWEHATAGRWREARALYDWFLPLLRLDTTPKFVQLIKLVQREVGKGSARVRPPRLELDGDELDAALAGIRATLASAEARG
- a CDS encoding proline racemase family protein, which translates into the protein MSTAAGTIDAIEVVDSHTEGEPTRVVIAGWPLPNGTTMAERRESMRRDQDRLRQAVILEPRGHDAVVGALLTPAVSPGAATGVVFFNDVGYLGMCGHGLIGVVRTLEHLGRIGPGAVCVDTPVGLVRAELARDGSVSLENVPSFVHREEVALEVPGVGAVCGDVAWGGNWFFLTELDGAELGLSRVRELTQATMAIRDALARAGVRGEHGAPVDHIELFGPPAREDADSRNFVLCPGAAYDRSPCGTGTSAKMATLHTRGKLRAGERWRQESITGSLFTGWVEERAGMRGVIPHIEGRAFVTGRATLLFDPRDPFRLGIAAA
- a CDS encoding FAD-dependent oxidoreductase translates to MTDGARFGARRTARPDVVIVGAGIVGAACALALAREQLDVQIVDASFAGSGSTAAAMGHLVVMDDTPAQLALTSFSRGLWDRMADELPAGCEYEMRGTVWVAGNDEEMEAARAKQAVYAAHGVASSLVDAAELARMEPALRPGLAGALSVPGDGVLYPPNAARWCIERAVALGAVVRERCEAVALSRGAVRVRAAGGVEESISAGAIVIAAGIDAPRLVPELPIVPRKGHLVITDRYPGLCHAQLVELGYLRSAHGLSGESVAFNVQPRATGQLLIGSSRQLAGRDGAIDDVVLGAMVRRATSFLPALARCDVVRVWTGFRPATPDGLPLIGRWHAEPGVWIAAGHEGLGITTAPGTAALIAADLVGRAPPIDPAPYDPGRPMRPASDATPEEHACRAT
- a CDS encoding FAD-dependent oxidoreductase, which codes for MPRDVTVTVDGRRISAPEGSTLASAMLGAEVTHFRTSVTGAPRAPVCGMGVCFECRVTVDGRPHQRSCLIPCTDGMRVETSPNEIGAWAPPPDAVHESRSCDVAVVGGGPAGIAAAVAASAAGARVIVIDQGMRPGGQIWRHRDPAALPKAARNWLARLGEKGGGAPPEWLARSTVFDARVGEDIVLRLTGEGARGCGAVRARRVVLATGARELLLPFDGWTLPGVLALGGAQALLKGGMVVRGKRAVVAGSGPLLLPVAAALSRAGARVMFVAEQAPIAQAAAFAAGLWSHPAKLWQAAAYGASLRGATVRFGTWVRSAEGDQGRVARVRLTNGRRAWTVPCDLLCASYGFVPAVELARLMGCDVERGRVAVDALQRTTVPNVWCAGEPTGVAGEAAALVEGRIAGLDAAGDEARARSARLQRARDGWRRFGERLTDAFRPRDEVRRLASDSTVVCRCEDVRRESLDPSWSVRQAKLYTRITMGPCQGMVCGAACTSLFGWSPGTVRPPVGGTEVARLG
- a CDS encoding M20/M25/M40 family metallo-hydrolase; the encoded protein is MRFSALAATLAMLAAPVTAAHAQRSAALDWNALGDTAVQLLADYIRVNTTNPPGNEMAAIKFLIPVLEREGFTVQVLDTESTALGPSRGNLYVRLTGDGAKKGIALVHHMDVVPATPKFWSVDPFGGVIKDGYIYGRGALDMKSEGIVQLMAMIALERSGIHRTRDIVFIGNSDEELGSSGARIFASRHANLLHGIEYLLTEGGDNLVHDGTLEYVGVSVSEKRTFWQHLTVHGIASHGSRPTKNNPVPRLVAALDKLAHYETPLHVTPGVAKFLHDIAPTYSGEERAWLSDVRTALRDPRARAWITSNIYWNAILRNTISETVLSASNKTNVIPSEATAELDIRLLPDADPAAVLARLQAVVNDTAVHWTPFAPVNAPLESPIDTDLFRAIERAARDRVPGAIVTTPMLTGATDRPYYRALGIVTYGFDPFQVESSDAQRGVHGNDERISTANVRAGIRYLYDVLRYAQ